CTTTCAGCGCCTCCGGCGGCAAAACAGCGGTAAATGTGTTACCGTTTATTCTGGCTTCTACCCATTTGCCGCCTTTATCTTTTTGTATCGGCAGCCCCGAAGACCCGACCCAAATACTAGCCACATCTCCGGAGGGATCTTCAAACTCACCGGTTACGGAAAGACCCGACGGCAGCGCCTGCAAGTCAATAGTCTGATTTTCCGCAATATTATTGATCTTTACGGTCGTCTTCGGTTTTTGTTTAACCGTAATCTCATACACTTTTCGCGCACCGTTTTCGGCAATGACGGGAATCCGTACTTTGTCGAACGGAGCAAAAAAAGCATTTGTATCGCTTCCGCTCCAGCCGTCTATATACGCTTTTTCATGGTTCGGCGTCGCGGTCACTCTGATATCCGTAACTCCGAACGGCAACGTTATCGAATAGTCGGTCGTACCGGGCACAAAAGTTTTATCCAGCTCGGTCTTATAAAATTTAAAGCCGTTTCCGTAGTACTGCACTTCAAGGTTTTTGAGCGTATTATCGTCGCTCCCCCCCGCCTTTGTTTTATTCAACGACAAACGGTACGTATCATCCCAACCGCTTGTTACGGACGACGCAAGCGTTATTGTCAGAAGTACGCTATCCGTAAAATCGACGACCTTCGTGCCGTTAAACTCTTCTTCCGTTCCGCTACCGATTTTGATTTTCATTGTAGTGGTTGCGGGAAATTCGGGTATCGCCGTTACGGTTACCGGAATTGCCGTTTCGGGAACATTTATCTTAAAAAGTTTTGAACCGAAGCGGCCGGTTTTTTTATACTCTTCGTAACGTTCCGTATAAAAATCGGGCACCCCGCTCACCGTAAAGGTTTTCAGTACAAGGCTGCCTTCTTTTTTTTCAGCCTTTATAGTATAGGTTTTTACGGCGGAAGCGTCTTCGGCGGTAACCGTAATAACAAAGGTGTTGATGCCGTTTATTAAAGGCGCAAACTTTTTATTTTCGCCGGACGTCAAGGGAACGGCTGCGGCACCGTTTGCTTGTACCGTCATAACGGCATGCGCTTCATTGGGTACGGCTTTAATAAAAAATTCGTCGCAGTGCGCATCCATCATACACGTGTACGTATATATTTCTTTAGCGAATTGCGCAGGAGCGCTCTTCCAATCTCTATGCTGACCTCCCCATTTGCTGTCCAAAGTTAAAGACTTAAGAAACGCATCGCTTGAAGCGGCAGTTTTAGCTTTTTGGACTTGTATTTTGTATTCAAACGCATTGACGGTATTTCCCGTCTGTACCGCTTTTACCGTTATGCTGTTGTTGCCCACTGCAAGCGTATGTTCCGCACCTCCGTCAACGATAACATCGATACCGGTTTCCGCCTCGGCTTCCACTTTTATTTTATTTACGCTGTTCGGAACCGAAATTTTATACTCGGTATTGTACGGAATAAATCGGGGTGCAAGCGCAAAGGTTTCGCTTGTATTTTCCGCATTTTTTACGGTAATGCTTTTCAGCACCGGCTCTTTAGGCACGGCGTTCGGATCGCTGTAGATAATTTTTACCGTATAAGTTTCTTCGTTGCCTTCGTGAGTAACGTTTACCGTCAACGTTATCGGTTTGTTGTCGGCTTCGAATTCAACTTGTTTCGTCTTTGTTTCTTCGCCGTTGATTTTTACCGTGTCGGCAGAATCGAAGGTTTCAACGGCAACGGTTGCTTTTTTCGTTCCGACGCTTGCCAAATAACTGAACGCATCGGGAGAACTTACCGATACGGGCTTGCTTTCTTCGTCCGTAACCGTAACCTTTTTTATCGCGCCTCTGTAATAACGAATTTTTACCTTATAATTTCGCGAAGTACCGTTATAAGTAACGGTAATATCGGCCGTTTGTTCTTCTCCGTTTGTCGTAAACGTAAGTTCTTTAGCCCGCGTCGCCTCACCGTTTATTTGTACTTGTGCGCCGAGAGGAATGCCGACGGAAACCGTAGCTTTTTCGGTTTTTATCGTTGTAAACCGTTCGTTTCCGCTGTCGGTCAACGCAGCCGGTTGATTGTTCCCGTCCAGTACGGAAATTTTTACTTTTTCCCAGCCGGCGTTACCGGGATTCGGTTCCTGCCCGCCCGGGGACGAGATGCTTTGATTACAGCTCATCGCTATACCTGAAAAAAGTAAAATCGCATAAAAGAATTTTTGCAATTTTTTCATATATGCTCCTATTATATAATCCTTGCAGCTCATTGCTCGGCAGCAAGCTGCATAATATACATTTCCTTACAAAAACTAATTATTAATCAATAAACGTCCGGTATTTTTACGCTTCAGTAAAAAACACCGCCTGAAAAAACGAACGGTTAAACGAAACGCTGAAACGGCGCGTTTCGTTTAACGGCGAGTTTGCCGAAAGGCAAACGTCGCATATTAACATGTGCGCTCGTGCGCACGGCTGCGGCATTTTCGAAAATTGATATTTTCTGCAATGCCGCATTTTAAGGAACGCTTTTTCAGGCAAACGTATGCGTATATTACAAACACGGGAGTTTTACAACGCCTCCCGCAATTTTGCGGCAAACGTATTTACATATCTTGCACAGCTTCTTTGATTTCAGTGTGTGTATTCGTTGTTGTAAGCTTTTCCCTTCTTTAAGGGCGCTGACGTGACATGCATCGGTATGATGGTCGCCTTAGCGATGAACGGAGATGCTTTCGTGTCGACCGAAACAGTTGTATGGGTCGTAGGCTTCGTCGTATCTTCTCCATCATCGTAACAGCCGATCGTCCATGTTCCGTTGCCCTCGTCTTTATATTTTACGAGCGGATACTCCATTCCCATCACATCGCTGTGCAGCGCAACTTTATCGGCTTCTATGACGAGGCACAAAGGAAAATCCTTGCCCATCATAGTCAACGAACCCCAATACGAGCCGTACAGATCGCTCTGCTGAACGGACGGTACCGGCGCCGCTGCTTTAAAACTTACTTTTACCGTTATATCGGTATCCACTTTTACGGACGCGGTATCGCTTCCGTCTTTTCCCGTATCGGCTTCAAATGCGCCGCCTGCTATCGTCCATGTATTGACGGCATAGCCCGCCTTTGCTTTTGCGGTAAATTTTACCGTTTTGCCTTCTCGCACTCGTGCGCTTGAAGTTATAGCCTTTCCGTCCACTGCAGCGGTAAGCTCGCCGTTTTCACCGTCAACGCCGAACGTAACGGTATACTCTTTTGCCGTCGGCGTATTGTCGTCCGATGAACCGTTGCTGCATGCGCTGAACCCGATAAGGACGGCCGCCAAAGCCGCCAAAACAAACACTGTTTTTTTCATAAAACACTCCTATAAAACTTTTGCAGGAAATTAGAGCCTTCGACTCGTTCTGCAAAGAATCGATTCTACGTGTCCGCTTTCGCGGACTTCGAATCAATTTCCGAAAATGCCGCATTCGTGCGCAAAAGCGCACACGTACATCCGCGAGTTTTCTTTTGAAAACTCGAAGTTAAAAGCTGCTGCGCTATTTCAGCGGCGCTTTTAACCTACCGTAAAATTGCCCAGCGAGTAAATCTTCAGATTTAGGAGCCGGGCAATTAGTGCGCAAAAGCGCACACGTATATCCGCGAGTTTTCGAAGAAAACTCGAAGTTAAAAGCTGCCGCGCTATTTCAGCGGCGCTTTTAACCTACCGTAAAATTGCCCAGCGAGTAAATCTTCAGATTTAGGAGCCGGGCAATTAGTGCGCAAAAGCGCACACGTATATCCGCGAGTTTTCGAAGAAAACTCGAAGTTAAAAGCTGCCGCGCTATTTCAGCGGCGCTTTTAACCTACCGTAAAATTGCCCAGCGAATAAATCTTCAGATTTAGGAGCCGGGCAATTCGTGCGCGTGCGCGCACACGTATATGAGCGAGTTTTCGAAAAAAACTCGAAGTTAAAAGCCGCCGCGCTATTTTAGCGGCGCTTTTAACCTACTTATTCCGCTGCAAACCAGTTCTCGTTCGCACCCATCGTTCCTGCACCGGCTTTATACGCAGCCACCTGTGCTGAAGGAACTTTTACGCTGTTGTTTTTTAAGCTTGTACAGCCTTTGAACACGTCTTTAAAAGCTGTTACATCCCCATACAGCACTGCAGGATTATAATTGCACTTGAGCGTTGCAGCTGTAAGCTTTGTGCAGCCTTCAAAGCAGCTGGGCATCTCCGTAATGCTTGCCGGTATCTCAGGAGCCTGTGTCAGGCTTGTGCAGCCTTCAAAGCAGCTGGGCATCGTCGTAACCTTTGCCGGTATTACAGGAGCCTGTGTCAGGCTTGTGCAGCCTTTAAAACAGCTGCTTATTTGCTCAACATTTGTCGGCAGTACCGGCGCCTGAGTCAGGCTTGTACAGCCTTCAAAGCAACTACCCATATATATAACGTTTGCGGGTATTACCGGAGCTTGCGTAAGCTTTGTGCAGCCTTTAAAGCAGCCGATCATACTCGTAACGGTTGCCGGTATCTCAGGAGCTTGAGTCAGGCTTGTGCAGCCTTCAAAAGTGCCGCCTACCATAGTAACGTTTGTCGGCAGCACCGGCGCTTGCGTAAGGCTTGTGCAGCCGAGGAAAGTATTCTCCATAGCCTCAACGCTTGCCGGTATCACAGGCGCTTGAGTTAAGCTTTTACAGTTTTTAAAGGTGGCCTTCATCTGCTCAACGTTTGCCAGTATCTCAGGAGCGTGCGTAAGACTCGTGCAGTCTTCAAAGCAACTGTCTATGCCCCCGATGCCCTTAACGCTTGCCGGTATCTTAGGCGCCTGCGTAAGGCTTTTACAGCCTTTAAAGCACTCGTCCATACTCGTAACGCCCTCCGGTATCACGGGTGCCTGCGTAAGGCTTTTGCAGCCGTCAAAGCAGTTCTCGAGATTAGTAACGCTCTCTGGTATTTTAGGAGCTTTTACAAGCTTTTGGCAGTCAGCAAAGCAGCGATCCATATTCGTAACGCTGTTTGGTATCTCCGGAGCTTCTACAAGATTTTTGCAGCCGTAAAAGACACCCATCATAGTCTGAACACCGGCCGGTATTCCGGACACCTGCACAAGACCTGGGCACCCGAAAAAGCAGCCGCTCATATCCGTAACACCGGTGAGGTCGCTGCCGAATTTGAACGCAACTTTTTTTGTTTCGCTGCCGTTCAGTATTTTGCCGAGCAGAGCTTCACCCGTTAGCATTATATTTACATCTGCTGCAGACAGACCGGTTACTTCCAAGTAGTTTATGCCGGCAGCCGATGCCTTCGTTTTAAGGTAGTTTTTTAAGCCCTCGCCGTTTGTGCCGAAAGCAACCTTCGTGTACTCCGCAGGCGGTATATCGCCGCCGCTGTCTCCGCCTGCATTCGCATTGCAGCCCGTCGTAAAGGCCGCAGCAGCAAACAAAACCGCAGCCGCTCCAAGGAAAGCAATCGCTTTCCGTCTCAAAATAGCTGTCTTCATTGTTTTTCTCCTATCTATAGTATGCTATTGGGTTAAAATTGAAATTCGTTATTATACGGTTTGCCTTTTATGCAGTCGCTGAATTTCGTAAAATCCCCCATCGGCACGACGTACGGTTTACAGGAAAACGGAAGCTTTGTCGTATCGACGGTAATACGTACATGCTTTGACGGCTGTGACGTGTCTTCGCCTGTGTTATAACAGCCGACAAGCCATGTTCCGTCTTTGTTGTCCGTAAAAGTTATCACGTAGTACGGAAAACCCATTTGATCGCTGTGTATACCGGCAAAGTCTTTTTTTATCTCCATACACATGTCGAATTTTCCCCCTGAGACCTCTAAATAGCCCCAGTACGTACCGTACAGATCCTCTTCTTTCGTAAAGCTCCCGTCATAGTTTTTCCCTTTTGTACAGGAAACGGTTACTTTCATCGGGACGATCTCGACATCCGCTGTATACGGATCGGCAGTCGTTTTGACGGTTACCGTCACATCCGCAGCATCCGTACCGGGCGTCTTTCCATCCGCATACGCAGATACAAGCCATGTTCCGTCGCCCTTGTGAGCATACGTTACTTGAGAATATGAAAACGACTTCATTTTGCTGTATACTGCAAGATTTTTTTCACCTAACATCGCGCACATCGGATAGTCTGTCCCTTTAACGGTGAGCGTACCCCAGTACGTAGCGAACACCTCGCGCGGTACCGTCGGCGTATTGTCATCCGACGAGCCGTTGCTGCATGCGCTGAACCCGATAAGGACGGCCGCCAAAGCCGCCAACACAAACAATGTTTTTTTCATAAAAACCTCCTTGCACTTTTTATGAAGTTCTTATACGATTATGCAAACGGAAAGTCCGCCCGCCCGATTCCTTGTACGGTAACCGGTAATTAGTTGCTTTTAAACACTTCCACAATAGCAAACGGCATAAGACCCGGTTTGAACGAAATGCGCAGCGTCAGTTTGCCGTTTTCAAGTTTTCCGCGAACGGTTACATCGTTCAATGTGACTTCCGTGCCGTCCGCTTTTTTAACATGAGGGATGGATACGGCAGCGCGATCAAGATAATACACATCGCCGTCTTTTTTCACTTTAATGCCGTCAATGACAAAAGGGAGTATCGTCATCATTGCCGTGTAAGCAAACCGATGTGTTTTAATTTTTACCGTATGCGTTCCGCCGCCGTCCGGAACAAGGACAATATTCGGTTCGCTTCCGTCGCCGCACGACCCGTGTCCCCGAGCCATATTTCCGTCGTTACCGACCAGATAGTCGAATGTTCCGGTATACGAAGCAGCACCTTCCCAGTCGGCATCCGACGCACCGTCGGGAATTTTGATCGTAACATCCTGAATGCTCGGATCGAACGCAACATTAGGCGCATCGGTATTGCGCGGAATCTTTTTTTGCTTTGCCATGGGCACACGCGTATTCGACATCGCTCCGATTCCGGTAAGACCGTCACCGGTAAGCAAAATAATGATCCCGTCCGTACTGTTTATGCCGATTTGGACGGTCATTGCAGCTTTCGAAGCGTCTTTGGTCATCGCTGCGCCGTAATCCGCGCCGCCGAACCAATACAGCGTATAATTGTTTTTTGAGTTTTTTTCGGCATAATAATAAAACTGGTTATCGGTCATGCCGTTGACGCTCATATTCCAATCGATTCGTTCTTTGTTATAAATCGTGAGAGAAGGCGTCAACGTACTGCCGCCCGAAGACGTAATGTTTCCGTAATACGTATAGCCGTACAGTTCGGAAATATCGATATTCTCAAGCGTTTCGTCTCTAAAAGCGTCCGCAATCGCGTCGCAGGAAACGAAGAGTAAAGAAGCTGCAATCGTTGCAGCGACAAAAAAAGCATTTACCGTTTTTTTCATACTACACCCTATCAATTAAATTTATATTTACCGCCGACGCGCACACCGATCCCCTCGGCGAGCCCGTAATAGTATTCCTGCGTTTCGTTGTTGCTTCCTTTTATAAAATGGACGTTGTTCAGCATATTGTCCAACCCTGCGTACACTTCAAGCTTTTCATCCAAAAACTTTTTCGAAACGTCAAAGCCGACCATAAAATAATCGGGCGTATAATAACCGCTTTTTGCCGTCAAAAGCTGAGGCGAATTCCACTGCACGTTCAAAGCGGCCGTCGTTTCGATGACGGGAATGCGGTAGGCGACGTGCGCGGTTACCCTGTGTGCGACGCGCAGCGCGAGGTCTTCCCATCGCCCGTTGTCTTTATCAAAAAATTTCGCTCCAGTGTATGCGTAGCCGACTTTTACGTTGAGCCTGTCCATATCCGAGCTTATTAAAATATCGCCTCCGTAGGTCATCGCCTTGTCCACGTTTCGATATTCGCGTATCTGCGGCGAAGAAACGCCGTCCGTAACGACGCTGTCGATGAGGTCGAGTATGTAGTTAAAATAGCCGCCGACGGAAAATTTAAAAAGATTTTTTACGTTTTGCTCGACGCCGATATTGAAACTGTGCGATTTTTCCGGAACGAGATTCGGATTTCCGTAGAGGATAAAGTTTCCGGCGCCGGGCGCGTAGCTGTGTTTGAAAATCCAATATTTTTCTTTCAGCGTAGGAATTTTATAGCCCATGCCGTAGCTGAGCCTGAGTGCCGTCTTTTCGGTCGGATTGTATTTGACTCCGAGTTTCGGCGTCGCCATAAATAAAACGCTGCCCTTTTGAAGCGGCGGAGAAAAATCCAATCGTCCTCCGGGCACAAGCGTAAGTTTCGCATCGAAAAGAGAAATACTGTCCTGCGCGAAGAGCGCTGATTCCAAAGCGTATTTCCGTTTTTCGAACGACGTACCGCTCATCGATTCGAGATCGACGTTCGCCCCGAACGTGATATCGTTAATTTTGTTCGGCTTCCAGTGAAGGCGTACATCGTTTTCCACATCAAACGAATTCGAATGCGTCCCCGTCGACGAAGAGTGTGCGCCGGCCTTTACATTGTAAACGGTATCCATAAAATACAATTTTCCGGAAAGAAAACCGTCGACGTAGAACTTTTCGCTGCAGATATATTTTCCCGTAAAACCGAATTCGCCGCGATGTGTGTTGTAAATCATATCGGTGCCTTTGTCGAATCCCGTTTTCGTATAATTGCTTATTTGATGCGAACCGCCGTACACTCCGTATGCGCCGACCGCCCCCCACGAATCTTTCCATGTAAGCGTGTCCCGTACAAAGCCGAGTATTTTTCGAGTCCCTTTAAAATATTTGATTTTTCCGGCAAGAGCGTCTTCGGTCATCTTTTCTCTGCCGGGATTCAAATCGAAACTTCCGATCAGCGTATTCGAAATATGCTTTCCCGAAACGGAAAAATTTCCGGCGATATAATTTTTCCAACCGAGTACGAGCGGCATAACACCGATCTCGTGGGTAACGCTGCCCGACAATTTGATATCGTTTTTTTTCGAATCGCCCGCAGTTTCTTTTTCGGAATCCGTCTGCTCGCGCTTCGTTACGATGTTGATGACGCCGCCCATCGCGTCGCTGCCGTACAAAACGGAATCCGCGCCCTTGATGACTTCGATGCGCTCGATGTTTTCAACGGGAATCTGAAAGATCGGCGTGGAACCGGATATATCGGTCGAAACGCTCACGCCGTCTATCATAATCTTCACATAACCGTTTCCGAGCCCCTGCATCGTGACGGATTCGTTCGCGTTGCCCGCCGTAGCGCCGCTGACTGCAACATCGGGAAGCGTTTTTAAAGCTTCGCCGACGGTTTTCGATCCGGACTTTCGTATGTCTTCTCCGGTGATTGTCTTTTTTTGTTCGACCGACTCATCGATTTTCTGTTCGATCTTGTCCGCATCGACGACGATGACATCGTCTTCCGCTTCCTGTGAAAATAAAAGCTGTACCGAAAAAACTATGATACAGAAAAAAATACACCGTTTCAAAAATATACCTCAATTTTAGTTAGATATTGCTAACAAAATATTTAAAGGATTTTTTTACTTTACGCAAGAAAACCCCGTCTTATTGAGAAAAAATATCAATAAGCTGTGTTTTTAATAAGATTCGCTGCTTGCTTCGATTGCAGTCAATGCAGCGAAAAATCCATAACGAATGAGAGCGTCATTGCGCTCGCCCCGCTCGTCATTTTTCTGAACGGAGCCGATTTTTTAATCGCGGCAAGACAGGCATTGTTCAAAACTTCGTACTCCGACGGCTCGAGGATGACGGCTTCGGCAAGCGTTCCGTCGGGATTGATGACGATCCGCGCGCGCACTTTCCCTTCCAAGCCGTTTGAACGGGCGGCGTAGGGGTATGTTTTTTTCGACGCGATGCGCCCGAGCACATAGGATTTATACGTTGCTGCCGCCTTCGCTCCCTGCGTATGAGAAAACGAATCGACTGTGCCGCCCGCATTCGCCGCATCGCTTGCCGCACTTTCGCCCGCATCCGCCGACGAGCTTTCATCAACCGCTTCGGCCGTTTCGTCGGACGGTTCTTCCGGCGCTTCGGTTTGCTCGGGTTTTTCGGCAGGCGCTTCCGGTTTCGGAGAAGGGATCGTTTCGACCGGCGTTGCCGGAACTGCGGGAGCGCTTTTATTTCGCACGGCTTTCGGCGCTTTTTTTGCCGGCCGCTGCACGATACGCACATTCGACACCGTCGTATCCGACACGATCGACGCTTGAGACGACGAAGCGCTCCGTATACCCCAAAAGGGCAGACAAAACAGCACTGCGACGATCACGAGCGTACACAGGGCGGAGCTAATCCAGCGGCTCATGCACGATACCTATGCGGCTGATCCCCGCGGCCTGCACCTTTGTCAATATCTGTACGATCCGTTCGAACTCGACCGTCCGCTCGCATTCGAGCGAAAGCGCAAGCTCCGGTTCCCGCGCATACATGGACGAAAGCGTATCCTGGAGCGCTTCAAGCGTTACGGCGTCTCCGTCCAATTCCATTC
This Treponema socranskii subsp. buccale DNA region includes the following protein-coding sequences:
- a CDS encoding leucine-rich repeat domain-containing protein gives rise to the protein MKTAILRRKAIAFLGAAAVLFAAAAFTTGCNANAGGDSGGDIPPAEYTKVAFGTNGEGLKNYLKTKASAAGINYLEVTGLSAADVNIMLTGEALLGKILNGSETKKVAFKFGSDLTGVTDMSGCFFGCPGLVQVSGIPAGVQTMMGVFYGCKNLVEAPEIPNSVTNMDRCFADCQKLVKAPKIPESVTNLENCFDGCKSLTQAPVIPEGVTSMDECFKGCKSLTQAPKIPASVKGIGGIDSCFEDCTSLTHAPEILANVEQMKATFKNCKSLTQAPVIPASVEAMENTFLGCTSLTQAPVLPTNVTMVGGTFEGCTSLTQAPEIPATVTSMIGCFKGCTKLTQAPVIPANVIYMGSCFEGCTSLTQAPVLPTNVEQISSCFKGCTSLTQAPVIPAKVTTMPSCFEGCTSLTQAPEIPASITEMPSCFEGCTKLTAATLKCNYNPAVLYGDVTAFKDVFKGCTSLKNNSVKVPSAQVAAYKAGAGTMGANENWFAAE
- a CDS encoding cadherin-like beta sandwich domain-containing protein gives rise to the protein MKKLQKFFYAILLFSGIAMSCNQSISSPGGQEPNPGNAGWEKVKISVLDGNNQPAALTDSGNERFTTIKTEKATVSVGIPLGAQVQINGEATRAKELTFTTNGEEQTADITVTYNGTSRNYKVKIRYYRGAIKKVTVTDEESKPVSVSSPDAFSYLASVGTKKATVAVETFDSADTVKINGEETKTKQVEFEADNKPITLTVNVTHEGNEETYTVKIIYSDPNAVPKEPVLKSITVKNAENTSETFALAPRFIPYNTEYKISVPNSVNKIKVEAEAETGIDVIVDGGAEHTLAVGNNSITVKAVQTGNTVNAFEYKIQVQKAKTAASSDAFLKSLTLDSKWGGQHRDWKSAPAQFAKEIYTYTCMMDAHCDEFFIKAVPNEAHAVMTVQANGAAAVPLTSGENKKFAPLINGINTFVITVTAEDASAVKTYTIKAEKKEGSLVLKTFTVSGVPDFYTERYEEYKKTGRFGSKLFKINVPETAIPVTVTAIPEFPATTTMKIKIGSGTEEEFNGTKVVDFTDSVLLTITLASSVTSGWDDTYRLSLNKTKAGGSDDNTLKNLEVQYYGNGFKFYKTELDKTFVPGTTDYSITLPFGVTDIRVTATPNHEKAYIDGWSGSDTNAFFAPFDKVRIPVIAENGARKVYEITVKQKPKTTVKINNIAENQTIDLQALPSGLSVTGEFEDPSGDVASIWVGSSGLPIQKDKGGKWVEARINGNTFTAVLPPEALKDLPNGLRDIKAGAFDLRGGTLAVTRVPITVTGNTVATAPLTVRIKKAATLTESISANASMSIIALDQAFFDQGEDVVYASKALTPIGALQFPTNIPLAGVRAGTECRVEVYVYERVLNRDVLLYSGVGKVQVTGGTNNTCTVELKSPQ
- a CDS encoding TonB-dependent receptor plug domain-containing protein, producing the protein MKRCIFFCIIVFSVQLLFSQEAEDDVIVVDADKIEQKIDESVEQKKTITGEDIRKSGSKTVGEALKTLPDVAVSGATAGNANESVTMQGLGNGYVKIMIDGVSVSTDISGSTPIFQIPVENIERIEVIKGADSVLYGSDAMGGVINIVTKREQTDSEKETAGDSKKNDIKLSGSVTHEIGVMPLVLGWKNYIAGNFSVSGKHISNTLIGSFDLNPGREKMTEDALAGKIKYFKGTRKILGFVRDTLTWKDSWGAVGAYGVYGGSHQISNYTKTGFDKGTDMIYNTHRGEFGFTGKYICSEKFYVDGFLSGKLYFMDTVYNVKAGAHSSSTGTHSNSFDVENDVRLHWKPNKINDITFGANVDLESMSGTSFEKRKYALESALFAQDSISLFDAKLTLVPGGRLDFSPPLQKGSVLFMATPKLGVKYNPTEKTALRLSYGMGYKIPTLKEKYWIFKHSYAPGAGNFILYGNPNLVPEKSHSFNIGVEQNVKNLFKFSVGGYFNYILDLIDSVVTDGVSSPQIREYRNVDKAMTYGGDILISSDMDRLNVKVGYAYTGAKFFDKDNGRWEDLALRVAHRVTAHVAYRIPVIETTAALNVQWNSPQLLTAKSGYYTPDYFMVGFDVSKKFLDEKLEVYAGLDNMLNNVHFIKGSNNETQEYYYGLAEGIGVRVGGKYKFN
- a CDS encoding calycin-like domain-containing protein yields the protein MKKTVNAFFVAATIAASLLFVSCDAIADAFRDETLENIDISELYGYTYYGNITSSGGSTLTPSLTIYNKERIDWNMSVNGMTDNQFYYYAEKNSKNNYTLYWFGGADYGAAMTKDASKAAMTVQIGINSTDGIIILLTGDGLTGIGAMSNTRVPMAKQKKIPRNTDAPNVAFDPSIQDVTIKIPDGASDADWEGAASYTGTFDYLVGNDGNMARGHGSCGDGSEPNIVLVPDGGGTHTVKIKTHRFAYTAMMTILPFVIDGIKVKKDGDVYYLDRAAVSIPHVKKADGTEVTLNDVTVRGKLENGKLTLRISFKPGLMPFAIVEVFKSN
- a CDS encoding energy transducer TonB, which translates into the protein MSRWISSALCTLVIVAVLFCLPFWGIRSASSSQASIVSDTTVSNVRIVQRPAKKAPKAVRNKSAPAVPATPVETIPSPKPEAPAEKPEQTEAPEEPSDETAEAVDESSSADAGESAASDAANAGGTVDSFSHTQGAKAAATYKSYVLGRIASKKTYPYAARSNGLEGKVRARIVINPDGTLAEAVILEPSEYEVLNNACLAAIKKSAPFRKMTSGASAMTLSFVMDFSLH